The genomic window CCCAGGTTGCACCCCCAAAGCACGTGGAGCGCCGGCGGCTGCGGATCCCGAGCtcgggggcgtggcctcccgGGACCGCCCAGGGGGCGTGGGCCCGCGCGCAGACCAATGAGCGGCCGGCGCTGGAGGCAGGCTCGGGGCCTGGCATCCCGGTAGCCGCCGCTGCCTTTTCCGGCACGCGCGCCCCCTCTTCTCCTAGCGGACCCCCCTCCTTCCCGAGCATCACCCCCGAGCCGGGCCGCGTCCTCCGGGGGGGCCCCCGGGTGAGCACCCGCCGCGCGCGGGCCGTGGGCGAGTggcgggcagggaggaggggagctcGGGCCGGCCCCGGGACAAAGTGGGCAGGCTCGGGGTGCGGCgaggggggccggcggggggcgccGCCCGGGGTGGGTGCTTCGGGTGTGTTTGGGTTGGAGGGTTGCAGGGGGCGGCTGGTCAGGGTGGGAGCGGCTGAGAAGGCGGGGATAAGCAGGCCTGGGAGGGGCGAGGGAGGACCGCGGGGGTGGGGCTCGGAGGTTCGGAAGTTTCTTGCTGACCCGGTCGGGGAAGgggatgcaggggtggggtggggggcccgaaTTTGAAGGTTCCACGGAGACTTCAGAGGCGTTCTCCCGGTAACTCACTTCCCTTTCTGCGGATTTACTTCCTCTTGCACCGCTAGTGGAGAAGGGCGAGGATCTTTGCCCCTTGCAGGGGaacgtgggggaggggtggatcccccaaagcagggctgCACCGGGCCACCCAAACGCTGTGTCTGGGAGTCCCTGCGGAGTATTTCCCCGTTGGGGAGTCTTTCGGGTGCTGGATAGTGTTCTTATGAGGGCGCTGTGGTCCACCCGGCCTCGTCTCTTTTGCAGGCCTCAGAACACATTGGAGGCCGCCTCTTGTCCACTCCACCATGGCCAGCGAGAACTCCCCTCTGCTGGCCTACCGgctcctgggggaggagggtctGGCCTTCCCTGCCAATGGGTCTGGGGGTCCGGGAGGGGCACCTGTCCGGAAGCTTTCCACTTTCCTGGGCGTGGTGGTACCCACCGTCCTGTCCATGTTCAGCATCGTGGTCTTCATGAGGATCGGTGAGTGGGTGCCGGGGCTCTGTcgtggggggtggctgggggttgggggtagggaTGAAGTTGGGGGAGGATGTGGGTATGCTTGTGCGCAGAGGTCTGGGGAGGGGCTCCCCGTGGGTGTGTCCAGCTCTGTCCAGGCTGGGGAGTGACCAACCTTGCCTCTCGTGGCCCTAGGGTTCGTGGTGGGCCACGCGGGCCTGCTGCAGGCTCTGGCCATGCTCCTGGTCGCCTACTTCATCCTGGCGCTCACCGTTCTCTCTGTCTGTGCCATCGCCACCAACGGAGCCGTGCGCGGGGGTGGAGCCTACTGTATCCTCCTCCtgggatgggggtgctggggggcggtTCAGGGGTCCACCCCACTGCCTTTCCGGCCTGCCGATTTGGTGCAGTTCTCTGCACAGCGGAGGCCAGGCTGGCTCAGGGGCACGGGACGGCACAGGAGCAGCCGCTGGGGACACTCTGCCCCGTGGGAGCTGTCCCGTTGGGAAGTGTCTCGGCGTGTGCTGGGAGACCAGGCCTGGGGGGCCCCCTGGGGCACTGCCTCCAGCTCCCGTGGTTCGTTTCCCTTGACGCTCACCCCCTGCTTCTGCCCTTCAGTCATGATCAGCCGGACGCTGGGTCCAGAGGTTGGGGGCAGCATTGGCCTCATGTTCTACCTTGCCAACGTGTGTGGCTGTGCCGTCTCCCTGCTAGGGCTGGTGGAGGCCGTGCTGGACGTCTTCGGGGCTGGTCCGTGCGCCCCGCCGGGCTCTGTGTAGATATCTGAGAGCTTGTCCTTGCCCACGGGTTGCGAGGGGGGGAGCGGGCTTATGCCCCCACCAAAACTCAGAGGCAAACTGGGTGGGAGCCATGGGTGGGCCAGGAAGCTGGGGTACAGCGGAGCTGGGATTCCCGGTGAGCAAGGAGGGAGGCCCCGAGGGGCCTGCTCCTGCTCTGAGGGTGGGCTTGCGTAGCCCCTAACCCCGTCCCGCCTTGCCCGCAGATGCTGCAGGTGCCAGTGGGCTCCGGGTTCTGCCGCAGGGCTACGGCTGGAGTCTCCTATACGGCTCGCTGCTGCTGGGGCTCGTGGGGGGGGTGTGCACCCTGGGGGCTGGCCTCTACGCCCGAGCCTCTTTCCTCACCTTCCTGCTGGTGTCCGGTTCCCTGGCCTCCGTGCTGGTCAGCTTTGTGGCTGTGGGGCCCAGAGATGTCCCCTTGGCCCCTCGGCCCGGCTCCAACggctcctccctgctgccccagTTCGGCCACTTCACCGGCTTCAACAGCAGCACCCTGAAAGCCAACTTATACGGTGAGTGGGCACAGGGGGGCCGACTCGTCGGGGGCCGGGACTCCCCACCTGAAGGGTGGAGGGGCCAGAGGGCCAGGCGGGAGCTGAGGGGAGGTACCCCTGGAAAGGGCCCGAATGagaaaggcaggggaggggctggcagggcGTTGACCTTGCATACAGtggacacaggttcaatccccggcaccccatagggtcccctgagcacctccaagagcaaTTCCATGTTTAGccgagccaggcgtaacccctgagcatcctgggtgtgacccagagggagggagaaaggagaaagggagagagagaggcagggaggaaaggggaagttCGGAacagtggggaggaaggaggcatCAGGCCGGTAGGGCCAGAGCTGGGGTGAGGTAGGCATCATGCCATGTTGGTGGGGTGGGCCGGGGCTGGGCCCCTGAGGAGAGGCGCTGATGGCTCCCGTCTTGGGATGGGCCCCAGCTGGCTACGCCAAGGACTATACCACTGGCGCTATGATGACGTTCGCCAGTGTCTTCGCCGTCCTCTTCAACGGCTGTACTGGCATCATGGCGGGGGCCAACATGTCGGGTGAGTGGGGTTGCGGGGTGAGTGGGGTTGCCGGGTGGGTGCTGCGGGGCGTGCCGTCTGACCATTCTGCCACCCAGGGGAGCTCAAGGACCCCAGCCGGGCCATCCCGCTGGGCACCATCGTCGCTGTGGCCTACACCCTCTTCATCTACACGCTGCTCTTCTTCCTCTCCAGCTTCACGTGTGACAGGTGCGTgcagccggggcggggggagtcGGTGGGGGCGACACAACGCCGGGCGCAGGGCAACCAGGCCCAGGCACTTgtggggtgtttgggggccacacccagctgtgctcagggcttccccctggtgCTGTGCTCCtggtcactcccggtgggactCGGGGACCATAGGAGGTTGGCCGTGTGCCTGGGCTGTGTCTCAGTGCCTGCTCCTGCCTTTGCAACAGCTCTTTCCAGGGTCTTTTTCTGGGTCTCGTGGGGAGCAGGGAAGGTGGGGGCTGGTTGTGCCAGGAGAGAGATGAGCTTCTGAGCGAAGGCAGCACCTGCCAGGTTccttgcttggggtggggggggaggatgtggcccctggcccctgagacAGTCATACCATCAGTCTCTTGTGACTGTATTACTGGGAGCAGCCACCAGGCCATGAAACCTAccactgggactggagcagtagtacagcaggaagggcccttgccttgcgcgtgactgagccaggttcaatccctgacatcccatagtgtcccccgaaaccccgccaggagtgattccttagtgctgagccaggagtcagccctgagtgccaccatgtgtggccctaaGACAAAAATGAAATCCAAAGCCCCCTTCAGACAGCAGATGTGGCCAGGCCTGCCCCGGGGAGCGTAGACTGCCCTCTGTGACCCCCAGGACCCAGCCGGGGCACTGAAGGACATCCAGCCGGTAGCCTGACACATGTCACGAGGACGCGGCATGGAGGCCTGTTCTCAGCCttggccctgctccccacaggACGCTGCTCCAGGAGGACTACGGCTTCTTCCGTGCCATCAGCCTGTGGCCCCCGCTGGTGCTCATCGGCGTGTACGCCGCCTCGCTGTCGGCCTCCATGAGCTCCCTCATTGGCGCCTCCCGCATCCTGCACGCCCTGGCCCAGGATGATCTCTTTGGTGTGTGCCGGCCGCCTCCTGGCTCTCCTCCTGTGCTTCTGTGTCTGCGTCCCCCTCGGCCCCGCTGACCGCTCTGTCCTGTCACAGGAGTGATCTTGGCGCCTGCGAAGGTGGTGTCCCGAGGCGGGAACCCGTGGGGGGCTGTGCTCTATTCTTGGGGTCTTGTGCAGGTgagtctttctccttccttccctcgccCCCCGCCGCTCCTGGTCCTGTGTGTGTTACTTGGACCAAACGTGGGCTGGGCTGCATGACACAGGAGTGTGAtgctttgatgtgtgtgtgtgtgtgtgtgtgtgtgtgtgtgtgtgtgtgttggattaATATCAGTTAGTTTCTGggtgcttctattttttttttattttttttttatttttgggtcacacctggcgatgcgcagaggttactcctggctctgcactcaggaactacccctggcggtgctcagggggccatatgggatgctgggaacccgggtcggccacgtgcaaggcaaacgccttacccgctgtgctatcactccagcccctattttttaaaatttttatttatgaggctggagtgatagcacagcgggtagggcgtttgccttgcacgcggccgacccgggttcccagcatcccatatggccccctgagcaccgccaggggtagttcctgagtgcagagccaggagtaacctctgcgcatcgccaggtgtgacccaaaaagcaaaaaaaaaaaaaaaaaaaagaaaaaatttttttttgctttttgggtcacatccagtgatgctcagaggttactcttacGCCCTcctctggactatcactctggccccaggggtTCTTTTATTTATCTAGGGTATTTTTGGGTGAGGGCTTGGGGGCCATGGTTgttagtactcaggggctattggGGGCTACTGTGGTACTTGTGTACCACGAacgcccccacctcctgcctgcgaagcatgcactcagccctgtGTTCTCGTGCAGCTGGTGCTCTTGGCAGGGAAACTGAACACGCTGGCGGCCGTGGTCACCGTCTTCTACCTGGTGGCCTACGCCGCAGTGGACCTGTCTTGCCTGAGCTTGGAGTGGGCCTCGGCCCCCAACTTCCGGTGAGAGGGAAGGCCTGTGTCCCCAGGGAGATGGGGGCCGGGGAGACATGGGGCGGGCTCGGCCCTGAGCGCCCTCCCTTTTCCCCAGCCCCACCTTCAGCCTGTTCTCCTGGCACACCTgcctgctgggggtggcctccTGCCTGCTCATGATGTTCCTGATCAGCCCTGGCGCGGCCGGCGGCTCCCTGCTCCTCATGGGCCTGCTCTCCGCCCTGCTCACCGCCCGCGGCGGCCCCAGCAGCTGGGGCTATGTCAGCCAGGCCCTGCTCTTCCaccaggtgggggcggggagggagctcGGAGGATGGTGGGGGGCCGGGAGATCGGGAGGGCCGTGGGGTGCTGCTGCCGGGCCCTTCCGTCCCCCCAGCGCCTCCCCGTCTGCAGGTGCGCAAGTACCTTCTCCGCCTGGACGTCCGGAAGGAGCATGTGAAGTTCTGGCGGCCGCAGCTGCTGCTTCTGGTGGGGAACCCTCGAGGGGCGCTGCCTCTGCTGCGCCTGGCCAACCAGCTCAAGAAGGGGGGCCTCTACGTGCTGGGCCACGTCACACTGGGGGACCTCGGTGAGCTGCCTGCGCCCTCTCgatgtgtctctctctctctctgtctatgtctctgtctctgtctccctgtctctttgtttctgtctctgtttctgtctgtgtctctatgtctctgtctgtgtatTTTGCTATGTCTCTcagtctctatctctctgtctctgtctctttgtttctgtctctgtgtttctgtctgtgtctctatgtctctgtctctgtgtctctctctgtctatgtctctgtttctgtctctctgtgtctgtgtgtctctccatctctgtgtctatgtctctatctctgtctttgtttgtgtctct from Sorex araneus isolate mSorAra2 chromosome 4, mSorAra2.pri, whole genome shotgun sequence includes these protein-coding regions:
- the SLC12A9 gene encoding solute carrier family 12 member 9, with the translated sequence MASENSPLLAYRLLGEEGLAFPANGSGGPGGAPVRKLSTFLGVVVPTVLSMFSIVVFMRIGFVVGHAGLLQALAMLLVAYFILALTVLSVCAIATNGAVRGGGAYFMISRTLGPEVGGSIGLMFYLANVCGCAVSLLGLVEAVLDVFGADAAGASGLRVLPQGYGWSLLYGSLLLGLVGGVCTLGAGLYARASFLTFLLVSGSLASVLVSFVAVGPRDVPLAPRPGSNGSSLLPQFGHFTGFNSSTLKANLYAGYAKDYTTGAMMTFASVFAVLFNGCTGIMAGANMSGELKDPSRAIPLGTIVAVAYTLFIYTLLFFLSSFTCDRTLLQEDYGFFRAISLWPPLVLIGVYAASLSASMSSLIGASRILHALAQDDLFGVILAPAKVVSRGGNPWGAVLYSWGLVQLVLLAGKLNTLAAVVTVFYLVAYAAVDLSCLSLEWASAPNFRPTFSLFSWHTCLLGVASCLLMMFLISPGAAGGSLLLMGLLSALLTARGGPSSWGYVSQALLFHQVRKYLLRLDVRKEHVKFWRPQLLLLVGNPRGALPLLRLANQLKKGGLYVLGHVTLGDLDCLPSDPVQPQYGAWLSLVDRAQVKAFVDLTLSPTVRQGAQHLLRISGLGGMKPNTLVLGFYDDAAPQDHFLSDPAFSEAADGAQEGGVPALSTLFPPPRAPGSPRALSPQDYVATVADALKMNKNVVLARACGALPPERLGQGSRGTSTPHHVDVWPLNLLRPRGGPGYVDVCGLFLLQMATILGMVPAWHSARLRIFLCLGPREAPGAAEGRLRALLSQLRIRAEVQEVPWGDAAAPGDADDEEGDFVNGRLGDAQAEALALSANALLRAQQGRGRAGTGPGGPEGGPGPEGPATALTFLYLPRPPADPARYPRYLALLELLTRDLGPVLLIHGVTPVTCTDI